In Elaeis guineensis isolate ETL-2024a chromosome 1, EG11, whole genome shotgun sequence, a genomic segment contains:
- the LOC140854694 gene encoding uncharacterized protein isoform X3 yields the protein MEAGNLKINSNREQGNRCWGIKLLVSAFSSPSPYGGEMQELDSANHGWKKQWPSMTPEEEDLISRLHRLLGDRTAEEVESYWKMKERGEFEENKIYKPVCTRLSPSFKFTMDEPFEDAKPSQTGC from the exons ATGGAAGCAGGGAACCTCAAGATTAACAGTAACAGAGAACAAGGTAACAGATGCTGGGGAATCAAATTGCTAGTCTCTGCTTTTTCGTCCCCTTCGCCGTATGGTG GAGAAATGCAGGAGCTGGACTCTGCAAACCATGGGTGGAAGAAACAGTGGCCAAGCATGACACCAGAGGAAGAGGACCTGATAAGTAGGCTCCACCGCCTGCTAGGGGATAG AACAGCAGAAGAAGTGGAGAGCTACTGGAAAATGAAGGAGAGAGGAGAATTTGAGGAGAACAAGATCTATAAGCCTGTCTGTACGAGATTGAGCCCATCCTTTAAGTTCACCATGGATGAACCATTTGAAGATGCGAAACCATCACAAACTGGATGTTGA
- the LOC140854694 gene encoding uncharacterized protein isoform X2: protein MEAGNLKINSNREQGNRCWGIKLLVSAFSSPSPYGGEMQELDSANHGWKKQWPSMTPEEEDLISRLHRLLGDRWELIAKRLPGRTAEEVESYWKMKERGEFEENKIYKPVCTRLSPSFKFTMDEPFEDAKPSQTGC, encoded by the exons ATGGAAGCAGGGAACCTCAAGATTAACAGTAACAGAGAACAAGGTAACAGATGCTGGGGAATCAAATTGCTAGTCTCTGCTTTTTCGTCCCCTTCGCCGTATGGTG GAGAAATGCAGGAGCTGGACTCTGCAAACCATGGGTGGAAGAAACAGTGGCCAAGCATGACACCAGAGGAAGAGGACCTGATAAGTAGGCTCCACCGCCTGCTAGGGGATAG GTGGGAACTGATTGCTAAAAGACTGCCCGGTAGAACAGCAGAAGAAGTGGAGAGCTACTGGAAAATGAAGGAGAGAGGAGAATTTGAGGAGAACAAGATCTATAAGCCTGTCTGTACGAGATTGAGCCCATCCTTTAAGTTCACCATGGATGAACCATTTGAAGATGCGAAACCATCACAAACTGGATGTTGA
- the LOC140854694 gene encoding MYB-like transcription factor TCL2 isoform X1 yields the protein MPSRPINVVLPKYAIQSTEYFQKERGWKQGTSRLTVTENKELDSANHGWKKQWPSMTPEEEDLISRLHRLLGDRWELIAKRLPGRTAEEVESYWKMKERGEFEENKIYKPVCTRLSPSFKFTMDEPFEDAKPSQTGC from the exons ATGCCAAGTAGACCAATCAATGTGGTGCTTCCTAAATATGCCATCCAGTCCACAGAGTACTTCCAAAAGGAGAGAGGATGGAAGCAGGGAACCTCAAGATTAACAGTAACAGAGAACAAG GAGCTGGACTCTGCAAACCATGGGTGGAAGAAACAGTGGCCAAGCATGACACCAGAGGAAGAGGACCTGATAAGTAGGCTCCACCGCCTGCTAGGGGATAG GTGGGAACTGATTGCTAAAAGACTGCCCGGTAGAACAGCAGAAGAAGTGGAGAGCTACTGGAAAATGAAGGAGAGAGGAGAATTTGAGGAGAACAAGATCTATAAGCCTGTCTGTACGAGATTGAGCCCATCCTTTAAGTTCACCATGGATGAACCATTTGAAGATGCGAAACCATCACAAACTGGATGTTGA
- the LOC140854694 gene encoding uncharacterized protein isoform X4, with protein MEAGNLKINSNREQGEMQELDSANHGWKKQWPSMTPEEEDLISRLHRLLGDRWELIAKRLPGRTAEEVESYWKMKERGEFEENKIYKPVCTRLSPSFKFTMDEPFEDAKPSQTGC; from the exons ATGGAAGCAGGGAACCTCAAGATTAACAGTAACAGAGAACAAG GAGAAATGCAGGAGCTGGACTCTGCAAACCATGGGTGGAAGAAACAGTGGCCAAGCATGACACCAGAGGAAGAGGACCTGATAAGTAGGCTCCACCGCCTGCTAGGGGATAG GTGGGAACTGATTGCTAAAAGACTGCCCGGTAGAACAGCAGAAGAAGTGGAGAGCTACTGGAAAATGAAGGAGAGAGGAGAATTTGAGGAGAACAAGATCTATAAGCCTGTCTGTACGAGATTGAGCCCATCCTTTAAGTTCACCATGGATGAACCATTTGAAGATGCGAAACCATCACAAACTGGATGTTGA